One window of the Thermococcus sp. P6 genome contains the following:
- a CDS encoding DNA topoisomerase IV subunit A: MPKSVKREKPKEKFSYDPTKVLSRLEEHGKRILEEVKNGKNPYFDIPMRGRGNVYFDDKRRVIMMGDKLSRRYFLNVAHARKFMQTLLMMAYVKRLVKERKHASLREAYYANKHTIPGTRKNTFEDQRESDPIIEDLERMLGVLREEMHLTADRRGYIYGDVTIRDGEDEFNTSRLGMGGWAVPGTVEHLQFVEVNVDYALVVETAAMADRLIEEKFPRRENALIVATQGQASRGVRRLIHRLHYEEGLPIIVFTDGDPYGWYIYSTIKQGSINLAYLSDKLTTPEAKFVGMTMDDIKRYGLENVTEKLKGIPPNKKGGPTGDYKRILEEMEYPWFQRKEWQRQLKMAIKMGVRIEQQALANKSLEFVAREYLPEKINNGELLP, encoded by the coding sequence GTGCCTAAATCGGTAAAACGGGAAAAGCCGAAGGAAAAGTTCTCCTACGATCCCACCAAGGTGCTGAGCAGACTTGAGGAGCACGGAAAGAGGATCCTCGAAGAGGTAAAGAACGGGAAGAACCCGTACTTCGACATCCCCATGCGCGGGCGTGGCAACGTCTACTTCGATGATAAGAGACGCGTCATCATGATGGGGGACAAGCTCTCGAGGCGCTATTTCCTCAACGTGGCCCACGCAAGGAAGTTCATGCAGACGCTACTCATGATGGCCTACGTCAAGCGCCTCGTGAAGGAGAGAAAGCACGCGAGCCTCCGTGAAGCCTACTACGCAAACAAGCACACCATACCCGGAACGAGGAAAAACACCTTCGAGGACCAGAGGGAGAGCGACCCCATCATAGAGGACCTCGAGAGAATGCTGGGGGTCCTGCGCGAGGAAATGCACCTCACAGCGGACAGGAGGGGCTACATATACGGGGACGTAACCATAAGGGACGGTGAGGACGAGTTCAACACGAGCAGGCTCGGAATGGGCGGCTGGGCCGTGCCGGGAACGGTTGAACACCTCCAGTTCGTCGAGGTCAACGTCGACTACGCGCTGGTCGTTGAGACGGCAGCCATGGCCGACAGGCTGATAGAGGAGAAGTTTCCCCGGCGGGAGAACGCCCTCATCGTAGCCACTCAGGGACAGGCTTCGCGCGGCGTCAGGAGGCTCATCCACAGGCTCCATTACGAGGAGGGATTGCCGATCATAGTCTTCACGGACGGGGATCCCTACGGATGGTACATCTACTCCACCATAAAGCAGGGTTCCATAAACCTCGCCTACCTCAGCGACAAACTGACCACCCCTGAGGCAAAGTTCGTGGGAATGACGATGGACGATATAAAACGCTACGGCCTCGAGAACGTTACGGAAAAGCTCAAAGGGATCCCACCGAACAAGAAGGGCGGTCCCACGGGCGACTACAAGCGCATTCTGGAGGAGATGGAATACCCGTGGTTCCAGAGGAAGGAGTGGCAGAGACAGCTCAAGATGGCCATCAAGATGGGGGTCAGGATCGAGCAGCAGGCCCTGGCCAACAAGAGCCTCGAGTTCGTGGCGAGGGAGTACCTACCCGAGAAGATAAACAACGGTGAGCTACTGCCATGA
- the top6B gene encoding DNA topoisomerase VI subunit B: MAEANQLFKEFKVQSVSEFFRRNAAMLGYTGKVRSLTTVIHEAVTNSLDACEEAGIPPYIRVELEELGKEHYRVIVEDNGPGIPEKYINHVFGKMLAGTKAHRNIQSRGQQGIGISGAVMFAQVTSGKATRVITSTGGDILEAWVKIDVDKNEGKVVKKERHPNPRGWRGTRIELEVKNVRYILSKQGVYWYLKLTAIANPHAHIELIEPDGRLIVFPRSSDEVPEPPVEMKPHPKGVLTDDVYRMARKSRRTTVKRFLIGEFSRTSEGKVKELIEYIAALRLIKTETDKNVQEQLYERLMNGEVKEVLRSFRGYTKVVKQVARLMEKPPEKLTWHEAEEIVEAFKYMKFLAPPTHGLRPIGEENIEKGLKGILKPEFVTAVTRPPKVYSGGIPFQVEVGIAYGGEIENGFELLRYANRVPLLFDAGSCVTTLASRSVDWKRYRVQDPEHTPLVLLINVVSVHVPYTGTGKQSIASVEEIQNEIRLAIMDAARRLKTYISGKHRTLHQVRRRKTFEKYVPEIARALSILTGEDEGVIADYFLKFIENRFKARETRKAEVSESA; the protein is encoded by the coding sequence ATGGCCGAGGCGAATCAGCTGTTCAAGGAGTTTAAGGTTCAAAGCGTCAGTGAGTTCTTCCGCAGGAACGCGGCCATGCTCGGTTACACGGGTAAAGTGCGTTCCCTCACCACCGTGATCCACGAGGCGGTAACGAACTCCCTTGATGCCTGCGAGGAGGCCGGAATACCACCGTATATCAGGGTTGAACTCGAAGAGCTCGGAAAGGAGCACTACAGGGTTATAGTCGAGGACAACGGTCCCGGTATCCCCGAGAAGTACATAAACCACGTCTTTGGAAAGATGCTGGCGGGCACGAAGGCCCACAGGAACATCCAGAGCCGTGGCCAGCAGGGTATAGGTATAAGCGGTGCGGTGATGTTCGCCCAGGTGACTAGCGGGAAGGCAACCCGCGTCATAACCTCAACGGGAGGGGACATCTTAGAAGCGTGGGTCAAGATCGACGTGGACAAAAACGAGGGAAAAGTCGTAAAGAAGGAGAGGCATCCAAATCCCCGAGGCTGGCGCGGGACGAGGATCGAGCTTGAGGTGAAGAACGTTAGATACATCCTCTCGAAGCAGGGCGTCTACTGGTACCTGAAACTAACGGCCATAGCAAACCCCCACGCCCACATAGAGCTCATAGAACCCGACGGCAGGCTGATAGTCTTCCCGAGGTCGAGTGACGAGGTTCCGGAACCGCCCGTCGAGATGAAACCCCATCCGAAGGGTGTGCTTACGGATGACGTTTACAGAATGGCCCGAAAGAGCCGGCGCACCACGGTAAAGCGCTTCCTGATCGGCGAGTTCTCGCGCACGAGCGAGGGTAAGGTGAAGGAGCTCATCGAGTACATCGCCGCCCTGAGGCTCATAAAGACGGAGACGGACAAAAACGTTCAGGAGCAGCTCTACGAGAGGCTCATGAACGGGGAAGTTAAGGAGGTCCTCCGCTCCTTCAGGGGTTACACGAAGGTTGTAAAGCAGGTCGCCAGGCTCATGGAAAAGCCCCCCGAAAAGCTCACATGGCACGAGGCCGAGGAGATAGTGGAGGCCTTTAAGTACATGAAGTTCCTTGCCCCGCCAACCCACGGGCTCAGGCCGATAGGGGAGGAGAACATCGAGAAGGGCCTTAAGGGAATCCTCAAGCCGGAGTTCGTGACGGCCGTAACGAGACCGCCGAAGGTTTACTCCGGGGGTATACCATTCCAGGTCGAGGTCGGCATCGCCTACGGCGGAGAGATCGAAAACGGCTTCGAGCTTTTGAGGTACGCGAACAGGGTACCGCTCCTCTTCGATGCCGGCTCCTGTGTAACGACCCTTGCTTCCAGATCCGTGGACTGGAAGCGCTACAGGGTGCAAGACCCGGAACATACTCCTCTGGTGCTGCTGATAAACGTCGTCAGCGTTCACGTTCCCTACACGGGCACGGGGAAGCAGAGCATAGCCAGCGTTGAGGAGATTCAGAACGAGATAAGACTCGCCATAATGGACGCGGCGAGAAGGCTTAAAACCTACATCAGCGGAAAACACAGGACGCTCCATCAGGTCAGGAGGAGGAAAACCTTCGAGAAGTACGTTCCCGAGATAGCGAGGGCCCTGAGCATACTCACGGGCGAGGACGAAGGGGTCATCGCGGACTACTTCCTGAAGTTTATAGAGAACCGCTTCAAAGCGAGGGAGACCCGGAAGGCGGAGGTGAGCGAGAGTGCCTAA
- a CDS encoding KH domain-containing protein: MDEFEKLLKKYERVDKDGEPIRKPPAEGTYESPGEQEEFVRVPKNRVAVVIGKDGRTKREIEERTKTKVEVDSETGEVFITSTEDTDDPLAVWKARDVVMAIGRGFSPQRAFRLFNEGEVLEVINLPDIIIGNDKNALPRVRGRIIGRKGRTREIIEEMSGADVSVYGKTVAIIGNPVQVEVAKTAIEKLVRGSPHGAVYRYLERRKKEVEMESLSYEASGEEEKPGEE; encoded by the coding sequence ATGGACGAGTTTGAGAAACTCCTCAAAAAGTACGAACGTGTTGATAAGGACGGGGAACCGATCCGAAAGCCCCCCGCAGAGGGGACCTACGAGAGCCCGGGGGAGCAGGAGGAGTTTGTGAGGGTCCCGAAGAACAGGGTGGCGGTGGTCATAGGGAAGGACGGAAGGACGAAGAGGGAGATAGAGGAGAGGACGAAGACGAAGGTAGAGGTGGACAGCGAGACGGGAGAGGTGTTCATAACCTCCACCGAAGATACGGACGACCCTCTGGCGGTCTGGAAGGCGAGGGACGTTGTGATGGCGATAGGAAGGGGCTTCTCGCCTCAGAGAGCCTTCAGGCTCTTCAACGAGGGTGAGGTCCTCGAGGTTATCAACCTCCCCGACATAATAATCGGAAACGATAAAAACGCCCTTCCGCGGGTCAGGGGGAGGATAATCGGAAGGAAGGGAAGAACGCGCGAGATCATAGAGGAGATGAGCGGAGCGGACGTTAGCGTTTACGGTAAGACCGTTGCGATAATTGGCAATCCGGTTCAGGTTGAGGTCGCAAAAACCGCGATAGAAAAGCTCGTCAGAGGCTCCCCGCACGGCGCCGTTTACAGGTATCTGGAGCGGCGCAAGAAAGAGGTTGAAATGGAAAGCCTCAGCTACGAGGCCTCTGGTGAAGAAGAAAAACCCGGAGAGGAGTGA
- a CDS encoding serine protein kinase RIO — translation MHEDLIEREIEKVLGLREKREKGDELYRIVNEVFDKTTKESLAYLHRRGKIGELHGVISTGKEANVFAGVDSEGNRIAVKVYRSYTTQFRKMWEYLAADPRFGYLPKDLRKLVFIWTRREYKNLQRAIKYAVRVPEPLAFRNNILVMEFVGDELPAPRLKDAEKELEPRDFRELYDFTIDAIERLWKRGSMVHGDLSEYNILIHDGPVIIDWSQATVRRNRMSLELLRRDLHNVINYFGRKGVDVDDPDEKFRELIE, via the coding sequence ATGCACGAGGATCTCATCGAAAGGGAGATCGAAAAGGTACTCGGCCTCAGGGAAAAACGGGAGAAGGGGGACGAGCTCTACAGGATAGTCAACGAGGTCTTCGACAAAACCACGAAGGAGAGCCTCGCCTATCTGCACAGGCGCGGGAAGATCGGAGAACTCCATGGGGTCATCAGCACCGGCAAGGAAGCCAACGTCTTTGCAGGCGTTGATAGCGAGGGGAATAGGATAGCGGTGAAGGTTTACAGGAGTTACACCACGCAGTTCAGGAAGATGTGGGAGTACCTTGCCGCGGATCCGAGGTTCGGCTACCTACCGAAGGACCTGAGGAAGCTCGTCTTCATCTGGACCCGAAGGGAGTACAAGAACCTTCAGCGGGCGATAAAGTACGCCGTAAGGGTTCCGGAACCGCTGGCCTTTCGCAACAACATCCTGGTGATGGAGTTCGTTGGGGATGAACTTCCAGCCCCGCGGTTGAAGGATGCGGAGAAGGAACTTGAGCCCCGGGACTTCAGGGAACTCTACGACTTCACGATCGATGCCATAGAGAGGCTCTGGAAAAGGGGAAGCATGGTCCACGGTGACCTGAGCGAGTACAACATCCTGATCCACGATGGACCCGTTATAATCGACTGGTCTCAGGCGACCGTAAGGAGGAACCGCATGAGCCTCGAACTGCTCAGGCGCGACCTGCACAACGTCATAAACTACTTCGGTAGGAAGGGCGTGGACGTTGACGATCCGGATGAGAAGTTCCGCGAACTCATCGAATAG
- the eif1A gene encoding translation initiation factor eIF-1A, producing MAYHGANNRKKKDNRQVQGDEVIRVRLPREGELFGVVEQALGASWMDVRCEDGKIRRCRIPGKLRRRMWTRVGDVVIVRPWPVQSDKRGDIVYRYTRTQVDWLLRRGKISQDFLAGGEGLF from the coding sequence ATGGCGTATCACGGGGCAAACAACAGAAAAAAGAAGGACAACCGGCAGGTTCAGGGTGATGAGGTTATACGCGTTCGCCTGCCGAGGGAGGGGGAGCTCTTCGGAGTGGTTGAACAGGCACTCGGCGCGAGCTGGATGGACGTTCGCTGCGAGGACGGGAAGATCAGGAGGTGCAGGATCCCAGGCAAGCTCAGGAGACGGATGTGGACGCGCGTTGGTGACGTCGTCATAGTCCGTCCATGGCCCGTCCAGAGCGATAAGAGGGGCGACATAGTTTACCGCTACACCAGAACTCAGGTGGACTGGCTCCTCAGGAGGGGCAAGATAAGTCAGGACTTCCTTGCCGGCGGCGAAGGGCTCTTCTGA
- a CDS encoding uracil-xanthine permease family protein: protein MANGMKVGIEEKVETKKALLLGIQHVLAMFGATVTVPLVVGTAIGLRTQEIALLIQAVLLAMGIATILQTTWGSRYPIVQGSSFAFIPGLMSIGAKLGLAAVEGALLVGGLLEALVGGLGIIGKVKKLFSPVVTGVTIMLIGFSLANVAVKYTFNFYADPSGASIPKATLIALITFATTVYVALRGRGSLRAMPVVIGASVGYGVSLILGMADLSLVKELPLFSIPKPLPWGTPTFEATAIITLLFAFMVSIIESVGDYHAISAIAEAPIENTNINRGIMSEGVSCMIAGALGACGTTSYSENIGLVALTKVASRQVVQIGGAILILTSLIPKFSGILASIPAPVLGGLTTALYGMISVTGLRLIKDRVELNDRNTLIIASALILGLGAPQLPPEFLEHFPRLVGSILESGMAVGALTAVVLDQVLR, encoded by the coding sequence ATGGCCAATGGAATGAAAGTTGGAATCGAAGAGAAGGTTGAAACTAAAAAGGCCCTTCTTCTGGGAATCCAGCACGTCCTTGCGATGTTTGGAGCGACGGTAACGGTGCCACTTGTTGTGGGCACAGCGATAGGACTCCGGACGCAGGAGATAGCGCTCTTAATTCAGGCAGTGCTCCTGGCCATGGGCATAGCAACGATCCTTCAGACCACGTGGGGCTCACGCTATCCAATAGTGCAGGGCTCGAGCTTCGCCTTCATACCGGGTTTGATGAGCATAGGGGCAAAGCTTGGACTGGCAGCGGTTGAGGGAGCCCTCCTCGTTGGAGGGCTCCTGGAAGCCTTGGTCGGTGGTCTCGGCATAATCGGGAAGGTCAAGAAGCTCTTTTCACCTGTGGTTACGGGAGTCACCATAATGCTCATAGGATTCAGCTTAGCCAACGTTGCCGTGAAGTACACGTTCAACTTCTATGCCGACCCAAGCGGGGCGAGCATCCCAAAAGCGACTCTAATAGCCCTGATAACGTTTGCAACTACAGTATACGTAGCTCTCAGAGGTAGGGGGAGCTTGAGGGCGATGCCCGTTGTTATAGGAGCGTCTGTTGGTTACGGGGTTAGTTTAATACTTGGGATGGCCGATCTAAGCCTTGTAAAAGAGCTCCCGCTCTTCAGCATTCCAAAGCCGCTTCCATGGGGAACCCCGACCTTCGAAGCAACCGCAATAATAACGCTCCTCTTCGCCTTCATGGTGAGTATAATAGAGAGCGTCGGGGATTACCATGCTATATCCGCGATAGCGGAGGCACCCATAGAGAACACGAACATAAACAGGGGCATAATGAGCGAGGGGGTCTCGTGCATGATAGCGGGTGCACTGGGAGCCTGTGGAACCACGAGTTATTCTGAAAACATAGGACTCGTTGCACTAACAAAGGTTGCGAGCAGGCAGGTTGTGCAGATTGGAGGAGCGATTTTGATTTTAACCTCTCTAATCCCGAAGTTTTCGGGAATTCTGGCATCAATACCCGCCCCGGTGCTCGGTGGACTAACGACGGCGCTCTACGGGATGATAAGCGTAACGGGGTTAAGGCTAATAAAGGACAGGGTTGAGCTCAACGATAGGAACACACTGATAATAGCGAGCGCCCTCATACTGGGGCTCGGAGCTCCCCAGCTGCCGCCCGAGTTTCTGGAGCACTTTCCCCGGCTTGTAGGGAGCATACTGGAATCGGGTATGGCGGTTGGAGCTCTGACCGCTGTGGTACTGGATCAGGTGTTGAGGTGA
- the upp gene encoding uracil phosphoribosyltransferase produces MMEDKRWKGVYSFEDSPFIMEILTELRDKDTDSISFRKGLVKLGRYMGYELTKTMEVEKIKVETPLEETEGVVAKDRKNVVIITVLRAAIPLMEGLIKVFENARVGIISASRGKAPEFEIEMKYVKVPQIKPEDTLIIADPMIATGSTLTKVLEEVKKYGKPKRVIILGVLAAPEGIERIKKENPEVEIFVTKVDRELNKKGYILPGLGDAGDRAFGAPVKVSTLPQMHTIE; encoded by the coding sequence ATGATGGAGGATAAGAGATGGAAGGGGGTTTACTCCTTCGAGGATTCGCCCTTCATAATGGAGATACTCACGGAGCTGAGGGATAAGGATACGGACAGCATATCCTTTAGAAAGGGACTTGTGAAGCTCGGAAGGTACATGGGCTATGAGCTCACGAAAACGATGGAAGTGGAGAAGATAAAGGTCGAGACCCCCCTTGAGGAAACGGAAGGGGTTGTGGCGAAGGATAGAAAGAACGTGGTGATAATAACCGTTCTAAGGGCTGCGATTCCACTCATGGAAGGACTGATAAAGGTCTTTGAGAACGCAAGGGTGGGCATCATTTCAGCCTCGAGGGGGAAGGCGCCAGAATTTGAGATTGAGATGAAATACGTGAAGGTTCCCCAGATAAAGCCTGAGGACACGTTGATAATCGCGGACCCCATGATCGCGACGGGCTCGACTCTAACGAAGGTGCTGGAAGAGGTCAAAAAATACGGGAAGCCAAAAAGGGTCATAATTCTGGGAGTTCTGGCCGCTCCCGAGGGGATAGAGCGGATAAAGAAGGAAAATCCAGAGGTTGAAATATTCGTCACGAAGGTGGACAGGGAGCTCAACAAAAAGGGCTACATCCTCCCGGGACTCGGAGATGCCGGGGATAGAGCCTTTGGCGCCCCAGTAAAGGTCTCAACACTCCCCCAGATGCACACCATTGAGTGA
- a CDS encoding metal ABC transporter ATP-binding protein, translating to MAVVKAENLTVTYGNRPAVEGVTFELKEGETLLLLGPNGAGKTTLLKTIACFHREYSGELRVFDRSPCEARDLIGYVPQIQTINVKVPLTVLEVVAMGAVYRRGFVHFKLPPEIIEKAKRVLGFVGLSDLEEKLFRELSGGQRQRVLLARALISDPKLLLLDEPLSALDPSARVEVATVLGRIKRERGITMMVTTHDINPLLEIGDRIMLLSKRLVAFGKPEEVLKDSLIKSVYGPLARVVPVEDRLFCITGDAHVHATGVK from the coding sequence ATGGCGGTTGTAAAAGCTGAGAACCTAACCGTGACCTACGGTAACAGACCAGCCGTGGAAGGGGTCACCTTCGAACTTAAAGAGGGAGAGACGCTTCTCCTCCTCGGACCGAACGGGGCGGGAAAGACGACGCTCCTCAAAACGATAGCCTGTTTCCACAGAGAGTACTCGGGGGAACTCAGGGTTTTCGATAGATCGCCCTGCGAGGCGAGGGACCTGATAGGCTACGTCCCCCAGATCCAGACGATAAACGTAAAGGTCCCCCTGACGGTTCTGGAGGTAGTCGCCATGGGGGCCGTTTACAGGAGGGGCTTCGTGCACTTCAAACTGCCACCTGAGATCATAGAAAAGGCCAAAAGGGTCCTTGGCTTCGTGGGACTGTCGGACCTTGAGGAAAAACTCTTCCGTGAGCTCTCCGGCGGACAGAGACAGAGGGTTCTTCTGGCGAGGGCCCTGATAAGCGATCCGAAGCTGCTCCTCCTCGACGAGCCCCTCTCCGCTCTGGATCCGAGCGCGAGAGTTGAGGTTGCAACCGTTCTTGGAAGAATAAAGCGCGAGAGGGGCATAACCATGATGGTGACCACCCACGACATAAACCCCCTGCTCGAGATAGGCGACAGGATCATGCTCCTGAGCAAAAGGCTGGTAGCCTTTGGAAAGCCTGAAGAGGTTCTGAAGGATTCCCTAATCAAGTCCGTCTACGGTCCCCTCGCGAGGGTCGTGCCCGTTGAGGACAGACTCTTCTGCATAACCGGGGACGCGCACGTCCACGCCACGGGGGTGAAATGA
- a CDS encoding metal ABC transporter permease, giving the protein MIPEYLLRAILASIVVSVLLGTLSPLINTKGLAFLTHALFHALLFGAVLGMILGLLLSNIALVTATALIVTVLVVLLIAWLERAGFSPDSAVGIVASFVAGLTVLGFGVLYRVMASRPYFPLSQNIVSYLTGEIFLISLNDLTVLVFGGALLFFVLLLLYRDFLYLSFDPEGIESYGGNVGAYLMTLYVLVGATGALIVQTVGLITLQVVAVLPGAIALMVSSNVRKVLAVSVALTLAVQLSSVALAYLTDIPPSGLATIMLGVVYGGLLLRGVKA; this is encoded by the coding sequence TTGATTCCCGAATATCTCCTGAGGGCGATCCTTGCCAGCATCGTGGTCAGCGTCCTCCTCGGAACGCTCAGTCCCCTGATCAACACGAAGGGGCTGGCCTTCCTCACCCACGCCCTCTTCCACGCACTTCTCTTCGGCGCCGTTCTCGGGATGATACTCGGGCTCCTCCTCTCGAACATCGCGCTCGTAACGGCCACCGCCCTGATCGTGACGGTTCTGGTGGTCCTCCTCATAGCCTGGCTCGAAAGGGCCGGCTTCTCCCCGGATTCAGCGGTTGGGATAGTTGCGAGCTTCGTGGCGGGTCTGACCGTCCTCGGCTTCGGCGTTCTGTACAGGGTCATGGCGAGCAGGCCCTACTTTCCCCTTAGCCAGAACATCGTTTCCTACCTCACGGGTGAGATATTCCTGATAAGTCTGAACGACCTCACGGTGCTCGTCTTCGGCGGTGCACTGCTCTTCTTCGTCCTTCTCCTCCTCTACCGGGACTTCCTGTACCTCAGCTTCGATCCCGAGGGGATTGAGAGCTACGGGGGCAACGTGGGGGCCTACCTGATGACCCTCTACGTCCTCGTGGGTGCGACAGGGGCTTTGATAGTTCAGACGGTCGGACTGATCACACTGCAGGTGGTTGCCGTCCTCCCCGGTGCAATAGCCCTCATGGTGAGTTCGAACGTGAGGAAGGTGCTCGCCGTTAGCGTGGCGCTCACCCTTGCGGTACAGCTCTCCTCGGTGGCTCTGGCTTACCTGACCGACATACCGCCGAGCGGTCTGGCAACGATAATGCTTGGAGTGGTTTACGGCGGACTTCTCCTCCGGGGGGTGAAGGCTTGA
- the rnhB gene encoding ribonuclease HII, whose protein sequence is MKLAGIDEAGRGPVIGPMVVAAVVVDEEKTEELRKLGVRDSKKLTPKRRAALFDEIIKVLDDYVILELSPEEIDSRGGTLNEFEVENFARALNSLGVKPDVVYVDAADVKEARFGADIEPRLNFKARIVSEHGADDRFIPVSAASILAKVTRDRAIERLREEYGEIGSGYPSDPRTREFLREYYVKHGEFPPIVRRSWKTLRKIEGEIKGRKSSRKQYGLDRFIGGSSPQP, encoded by the coding sequence TTGAAGCTCGCGGGCATCGACGAAGCCGGGAGGGGACCGGTAATAGGTCCCATGGTGGTGGCGGCCGTTGTGGTTGATGAGGAAAAAACCGAGGAACTCAGGAAGCTCGGGGTCAGGGACTCCAAGAAGCTCACGCCGAAGAGAAGGGCGGCGCTCTTCGATGAGATAATCAAAGTTCTGGACGATTACGTGATCCTTGAACTTTCACCCGAGGAGATAGATTCGCGCGGTGGGACGCTCAACGAGTTCGAGGTTGAGAACTTCGCCAGAGCCCTCAACTCGCTGGGCGTTAAGCCGGACGTCGTTTACGTAGACGCGGCGGACGTAAAAGAGGCCCGTTTCGGCGCCGATATTGAGCCGAGGCTGAACTTCAAGGCCAGAATAGTCTCGGAGCACGGGGCGGATGACAGGTTCATACCCGTTTCCGCGGCCTCGATACTGGCAAAGGTGACCCGTGACAGGGCGATAGAGAGGCTCAGAGAGGAATACGGCGAGATCGGGAGCGGTTATCCGAGCGATCCGAGGACGAGGGAATTCCTTCGGGAGTACTACGTAAAGCACGGTGAGTTCCCGCCCATAGTCAGGCGGAGCTGGAAAACCCTGAGGAAGATCGAGGGGGAAATAAAAGGAAGGAAGTCCAGCCGGAAACAGTACGGGCTGGACCGTTTCATCGGAGGCTCATCTCCTCAGCCATAA
- a CDS encoding dolichyl-phosphate-mannose--protein mannosyltransferase: MNWRKITFIVLSAIMLGGSFWYLYDFASRPDLRDYIGDEVWYVPASRNLLHRLGVELHYVNDTTGSEGINVIFSNKSTRIKYQYEVEKLAIRYNATYEREYLKFPGLYFEIPAGNVGGFLSALSEKLPPDAYSVVKGYRYPDKENIQNYLNTEHPFLGKDLIMLGMLIEDRPINWRLPGIVAFVLIAILVILATYRISGSYLAALIALLFTIGDPTLEAPAITAMLDIHVALFVALFTTLLVYDMRKSSAFSLGLAAAVKLSGAFGYPVLLIRAFRERNLRNFLLTITILPGIGFLLPNLVAIEGIGFEKWLRDLLGSFRWHLSSKGGHPAASPVWDWFINRKAFPFHYNPNVFAQTDPFLLLSMVLFLLALPWLYRRRGKLLIPYSVFWSIVALFALQYVLGGTTQFSFYATILVPPAAIVMGVALKELLRWEAFTDSLWLYLEWLLEVKDRIRLWLRR, translated from the coding sequence ATGAACTGGAGAAAAATCACCTTCATCGTGCTTTCGGCCATCATGCTGGGGGGATCCTTCTGGTACCTCTACGACTTCGCCTCCCGGCCAGACCTGAGGGATTACATCGGTGACGAGGTGTGGTACGTCCCGGCGAGCAGGAACCTCCTCCACAGGCTCGGGGTTGAGCTCCACTACGTGAACGACACCACCGGCTCGGAGGGGATAAACGTCATCTTCTCAAACAAGAGTACCCGGATAAAGTACCAGTACGAGGTTGAAAAGCTGGCCATCCGCTACAACGCGACCTACGAGAGGGAATACCTCAAGTTCCCCGGCCTCTACTTTGAGATACCCGCGGGAAACGTTGGGGGCTTTTTGAGCGCCCTTTCGGAGAAGCTGCCTCCAGATGCCTACAGTGTGGTTAAGGGTTACAGGTATCCTGACAAGGAGAACATCCAGAACTACCTGAACACCGAGCACCCCTTCCTTGGAAAGGACCTCATAATGCTCGGCATGCTCATCGAGGACAGGCCGATAAACTGGCGCCTTCCGGGCATAGTGGCCTTCGTTTTGATAGCCATCCTCGTTATTTTAGCTACCTACAGGATTAGCGGAAGCTACCTCGCGGCTCTTATAGCGCTCCTCTTCACCATAGGGGACCCAACGCTCGAGGCCCCCGCAATCACCGCCATGCTTGACATCCACGTCGCCCTCTTCGTGGCCCTGTTCACGACCCTGCTCGTCTACGACATGAGGAAATCCTCCGCCTTCTCCCTCGGCCTCGCCGCCGCGGTCAAGCTCAGCGGGGCCTTCGGCTATCCGGTGCTCCTTATCAGGGCCTTCAGGGAGAGGAACCTGCGGAACTTCCTCCTCACCATAACCATTCTTCCCGGCATCGGGTTCCTCCTGCCGAACCTCGTGGCGATAGAGGGAATCGGCTTCGAGAAATGGCTGCGCGATCTTCTGGGCAGCTTTCGGTGGCACCTCTCCTCCAAGGGAGGCCACCCGGCCGCTTCGCCCGTCTGGGACTGGTTCATAAACAGGAAAGCCTTCCCCTTCCACTACAACCCCAACGTCTTCGCCCAGACCGATCCCTTCCTGCTCCTCAGCATGGTGCTCTTCCTGCTGGCCCTGCCGTGGCTTTACCGCAGGAGGGGAAAGCTACTGATACCCTACTCCGTCTTCTGGAGCATAGTTGCCCTCTTCGCCCTCCAGTACGTCCTCGGAGGAACGACGCAGTTCAGCTTCTACGCCACGATCCTCGTCCCGCCGGCGGCCATCGTCATGGGGGTCGCGCTGAAGGAACTCCTCCGCTGGGAGGCCTTTACCGATTCCCTGTGGCTCTATCTGGAGTGGCTTCTCGAGGTGAAGGACAGGATAAGGTTATGGCTGAGGAGATGA